CATGGATAATAGAATCTCTGTCTAAGAAGATTAGTTTCTCTTTATCTAACTCTTTTACATTCTTTAATCCCATAACTGCTAATAAACTTTTCATACTTTTAAGAATATTGTTATGGTAGTTTTTTATGTAATCTGAGTGTTTCTTTACAAAATAGTGTTTTCTTTTTTTAATATCTTGAGTAGCAAGTCCAACAGGACATTG
This genomic stretch from Arcobacter arenosus harbors:
- a CDS encoding glutamate synthase-related protein — protein: DDVIITLCIGADFIQIARGFMMSAGCIRARYCSGASKHQCPVGLATQDIKKRKHYFVKKHSDYIKNYHNNILKSMKSLLAVMGLKNVKELDKEKLIFLDRDSIIHDDMDSLFERRIFNSTQNTKIN